A genome region from Brassica oleracea var. oleracea cultivar TO1000 chromosome C2, BOL, whole genome shotgun sequence includes the following:
- the LOC106326995 gene encoding myosin-17 isoform X2: MMEQYKGAGFGELSPHVFAIAEVAYRAMINEGKSNSILVSGESGAGKTETTKMLMRYLAYLGGRSGVEGRTVEQQVLESNPVLEAFGNAKTLRNNNSSRFGKFVELQFDRSGRISGAAVRTYLLERSRVCQISDPERNYHCFYLLCAAPPEEREKFKLGDPKSFHYLNQSKCYKLDGVDDTEEYLATRRAMDIVGISEEEQDAIFRVVAAILHLGNVEFAKGKEIDSSVLKDDKSRFHLDATAELLRCDAKSLEDALIKRAMVTPEEIITKTLDPDSATGSRDALAKTIYSRLFDWLVDKINNSIGQDPNSKTIIGVLDIYGFESFKTNSFEQFCINFTNEKLQQHFNQHVFKMEQEDYTKEEINWSYIEFVDNKDVLELIEKKPGGVIALLDEACMFPKSTHETFAQKLYQTFKNSKRFTKPKLSRTSFAISHYAGEVTYQADLFLDKNKDYVVAEHQDLLIASSCTFVAGLFPRLAEETSSKTKFSSIGSRFKLQLQSLMETLSSTEPHYIRCVKPNNVLKPAIFENLNVIQQLRCGGVLEAIRISCAGYPTKRTFYDFLNRFGVLAPDVLEGNYDDKVACRMLLDKIGLKGYELGKTKVFLRAGQMAELDARRAEVLGNAARRIQRQSRTFIARKEFRALRGAAIVLQSNVRGKLACNLYEEMRRQAAAVKIQKSFRRHIARESYLRIRHSAIAVQTALRGMVARNEFRFRKQMKAATIIQARLRSHLAHSYYKKLQKAALSTQCGWRSRVARKELRTLKMAARDTGALREAKDKLEKRVEELTWRLQLEKRQRTELEEAKAQESAKQQEALQAMRLQVEEANAAVIREREAARKAIEEAPPVIKETPVLVEDTEKINSLTSEVEALKASLESERQAAENLRKAFSEAEARNSELATELENATRKADQLNESVQRLEEKLSNSESEIQVLRQQALAISPTSRTMPTRSKTMFLPRTPENGSHLNGATKTTPDMALAVREPESEEKPQKYLNEKQQENQELLVKCISQNLGYAGGKPVAACVIYKCLLHWRSFEVERTSVFDRIIQTIASAIEVPDNNEVLAYWLSNSATLLLLLQRTLKATGAASLTPQRRRTTSASLFGRMSQGIRTSPQSAGLSFLNRQGLTKLDDLRQVEAKYPALLFKQQLTAYLEKIYGMIRDNLKKEISPLLGLCIQAPRTSRASLVKGRAQANAVAQQALIAHWQSIRKSLNSYLNLMKANNAPPFVVRKVFTQIFSFINVQLFNSLLLRRECCSFSNGEYVKAGLAELEQWCGEATDEYAGSAWDELRHIRQAVGFLVIHQKPKKTLDEVTRDLCPVLSIQQLYRISTMYWDDKYGTHSVSSDVIANMRVMMTEDSNNAVSSSFLLDDDSSIPFTVEDISKSMQQVDVNDIEPPQLIRENSGFGFLLTRKEGSAS, from the exons ATGATGGAGCAGTATAAAGGAGCAGGTTTTGGTGAATTAAGTCCCCATGTGTTTGCAATCGCAGAAGTTGCTTACAG GGCGATGATCAATGAGGGCAAGAGCAACTCAATTCTGGTTAGTGGGGAAAGTGGTGCTGGTAAAACTGAGACCACAAAGATGCTTATGCGCTACCTTGCTTACCTTGGTGGTCGATCCGGGGTTGAAGGAAGGACAGTGGAACAGCAAGTTCTGGAG TCAAATCCAGTTCTTGAAGCATTTGGGAACGCCAAAACTCTCAGGAATAACAACTCCAG TCGATTTGGAAAGTTTGTGGAGCTTCAGTTTGACAGAAGTGGGAGAATATCTGGAGCAGCTGTCCGAACATATTTGTTGGAAAGGTCTCGAGTGTGTCAAATATCAGATCCAGAAAGAAATTACCACTGCTTTTACCTTTTATGTGCTGCCCCACCTGAG GAAAGAGAAAAGTTTAAGTTGGGAGATCCAAAGTCATTCCACTACCTAAACCAATCGAAGTGCTATAAACTGGATGGAGTGGATGACACGGAGGAGTATCTTGCTACTCGCCGAGCTATGGATATTGTTGGCATCAGTGAAGAGGAACAG GATGCAATCTTTAGAGTTGTTGCTGCAATCCTGCATCTAGGTAATGTCGAATTCGCAAAGGGAAAAGAGATTGACTCCTCAGTTTTGAAGGATGACAAATCAAGATTTCATCTGGATGCGACTGCTGAACTTCTTAG GTGTGATGCAAAGAGTTTGGAAGATGCATTGATTAAACGTGCAATGGTTACACCAGAAGAGATTATTACAAAAACTCTTGATCCTGATTCAGCCACTGGTAGCAGGGATGCATTGGCAAAAACTATTTATTCACGCTTGTTTGATTG GCTTGTTGATAAAATTAACAATTCTATTGGGCAAGATCCAAACTCTAAGACAATAATTGGTGTTCTTGATATCTATGGGTTCGAAAGCTTCAAGACCAACAG CTTTGAGCAGTTTTGTATCAATTTTACCAATGAAAAGCTGCAACAACATTTCAACCAG CACGTCTTCAAAATGGAACAAGAAGATTATACCAAAGAAGAGATCAACTGGAGTTACATAGAATTTGTTGATAACAAGGATGTGTTGGAACTCATTGAGAAG AAACCTGGAGGAGTCATTGCACTTCTAGATGAAGCATG TATGTTTCCGAAGTCGACACATGAAACATTTGCTCAGAAGCTGTATCAAACGTTCAAAAACAGTAAGCGGTTTACGAAACCAAAGCTATCTCGGACCAGCTTTGCAATATCGCATTATGCTGGAGAG GTAACTTATCAGGCTGACTTGTTCCTTGACAAGAACAAAGATTACGTGGTGGCAGAACATCAGGATCTTTTGATCGCTTCCAGTTGTACTTTCGTTGCTGGTTTATTTCCTCGCCTAGCAGAAGAAACATCAAGCAAAACCAAATTTTCTTCCATCGGGTCACGCTTTAAG CTTCAACTTCAGTCGTTGATGGAGACACTCAGTTCAACTGAACCTCATTACATCAGATGTGTGAAGCCAAATAATGTACTAAAGCCTGCCATTTTCGAGAATCTGAACGTAATTCAACAATTACGTTGTGGT GGTGTCCTGGAAGCTATTAGAATCAGTTGTGCTGGTTATCCAACAAAGCGGACGTTTTATGACTTTCTCAATCGTTTTGGTGTTCTTGCTCCGGATGTTCTGGAGGGAAA TTATGACGACAAAGTTGCGTGCAGAATGCTTCTGGATAAGATAGGCTTAAAGGGCTATGAA TTAGGGAAAACAAAAGTATTCCTTAGAGCTGGGCAGATGGCTGAGTTGGATGCAAGAAGAGCCGAGGTTCTAGGAAATGCCGCTAGGAGAATTCAAAGGCAAAGCCGTACTTTTATCGCTCGTAAAGAGTTCCGTGCTCTACGTGGAGCTGCTATCGTATTGCAGTCCAATGTCCGAG GCAAATTGGCATGCAACCTTTATGAGGAAATGCGACGACAAGCAGCAGCGGTGAAGATTCAGAAGAGTTTCAGAAGACACATTGCCAGAGAATCTTATTTAAGAATAAGACATTCAGCAATAGCAGTTCAAACAGCACTAAGGGGAATGGTTGCTCGCAATGAGTTCAGGTTCAGAAAGCAAATGAAGGCTGCTACTATTATTCAG GCTCGTCTTCGTAGTCACTTGGCACATTCTTACTACAAGAAACTCCAGAAAGCTGCCCTTTCGACACAATGTGGCTGGAGGAGCAGGGTTGCACGAAAAGAATTAAGGACACTCAAAATG GCTGCACGAGACACAGGAGCCCTTAGAGAGGCCAAGGACAAACTTGAAAAGCGTGTTGAAGAGTTAACATGGCGTTTACAGCTAGAAAAGCGACAGAGA ACTGAGCTGGAAGAAGCAAAAGCCCAAGAATCTGCAAAACAACAGGAGGCTCTGCAAGCAATGCGGTTGCAAGTTGAAGAAGCAAACGCTGCTGTGATCAGGGAACGAGAGGCAGCAAGGAAAGCTATTGAAGAAGCACCTCCAGTCATTAAGGAAACTCCGGTGTTGGTTGAGGATACTGAAAAAATCAATTCATTAACATCAGAGGTGGAGGCTCTAAAG GCTTCGCTTGAGTCTGAACGACAAGCTGCAGAAAACTTGAGAAAAGCTTTCTCAGAGGCAGAGGCTAGAAACTCGGAGCTGGCCACAGAGCTTGAAAATGCTACTAGAAAAGCAGATCAGCTGAATGAATCGGTTCAAAG ACTAGAAGAGAAGCTTTCCAATTCAGAGTCAGAGATTCAAGTTCTTCGTCAACAGGCACTTGCTATATCTCCAACCAGCAGAACTATGCCCACGCGATCGAAAACCATGTTTTTACCG AGAACGCCAGAAAATGGAAGCCATCTTAATGGAGCAACAAAGACTACGCCG GACATGGCTCTTGCTGTACGAGAACCAGAGTCTGAGGAGAAACCACAGAAATATCTGAATGAAAAGCAGCAG GAAAACCAAGAACTACTAGTCAAGTGTATCTCACAAAACCTTGGATATGCTGGGGGCAAGCCTGTTGCTGCATGTGTCATATACAAATGTCTTCTTCACTGGAGATCGTTTGAAGTCGAAAGAACTAGCGTCTTTGACCGTATCATTCAAACTATAGCTTCAGCCATTGAA GTACCAGATAATAACGAGGTTTTGGCGTATTGGTTATCTAACTCAGCCACGCTATTACTGCTTCTGCAACGCACACTCAAAGCAACTGGAGCAGCTAGTTTAACACCACAGAGACGAAGAACAACATCAGCATCTCTATTTGGAAGGATGTCACAA GGAATAAGGACATCTCCTCAAAGCGCTGGACTCTCTTTTCTGAATAGACAAGGACTCACCAAGCTTGACGACTTGAGGCAAGTTGAAGCAAAGTACCCAGCATTACTTTTCAAGCAGCAGCTCACTGCATACCTCGAGAAGATATATGGAATGATCAGAGATAATCTCAAGAAAGAGATCTCTCCTCTTCTTGGGTTGTGTATACAG GCGCCAAGGACATCAAGGGCAAGTTTGGTGAAAGGGAGAGCACAAGCAAACGCTGTTGCTCAACAAGCTCTGATTGCACATTGGCAAAGTATTAGGAAAAGCCTAAACAGTTACTTGAATCTAATGAAAGCGAACAAT GCTCCACCTTTCGTAGTCCGCAAAGTATTCACACAAATATTCTCCTTCATCAATGTTCAGCTCTTCAACAG TCTTCTTCTACGTCGTGAATGTTGCTCATTCAGCAACGGCGAGTACGTTAAAGCAGGCTTGGCTGAATTAGAGCAGTGGTGTGGAGAGGCTACTGATGAA TATGCTGGCTCTGCTTGGGATGAGTTGAGGCATATCAGGCAGGCAGTTGGTTTCCTG GTCATTCATCAAAAGCCAAAAAAGACCTTGGACGAAGTAACAAGAGACCTCTGTCCG GTGCTAAGTATACAGCAGCTATACAGAATCAGCACAATGTATTGGGATGACAAATATGGCACTCATAGCGTTTCTTCAGAT GTTATTGCAAACATGAGGGTTATGATGACAGAGGACTCGAACAATGCCGTAAGCAGCTCTTTCCTTTTGGACGATGACTCGAG CATTCCATTCACGGTGGAAGATATATCGAAGTCAATGCAACAAGTGGATGTTAATGACATTGAACCTCCTCAACTGATCCGTGAAAACTCAGGTTTCGGATTCTTACTCACACGTAAAGAAGGCAGTGCGTCTTAA
- the LOC106326248 gene encoding MOB kinase activator-like 1A isoform X1, with translation MNLMGLPSSANQGTTFRPKKRKTHPSGSKGSQLENLITTTLGTGNLREAVKLPPGEDINEWLAINTIDFYNHVNLLYATLQEFCTPDTCPIMNAGLYEYRWADGVAVKEPITVSAPEYVEYLMNWIETQIDNEAIFPQQPVPFPPNFKDFVKPILKRMFRVYAHIYHCHFKKVVGFEEEAHLNTCFKHFVLFTSEYQLIDEANLAPLKDLVDKILNP, from the exons ATGAATTTAATGGGATTACCTAGTAG TGCAAATCAGGGGACGACATTTCGACCAAAGAAGAGGAAGACACATCCATCTGGGAGCAAG GGTTCTCAGCTTGAAAATCTCATCACAACCACTCTTGGAACTGGTAACCTCAGAGAAGCCGTGAAACTACCTCCTGGTGAAGACATTAACGAGTGGTTGGCCATTAACA CCATAGATTTCTACAACCACGTGAACCTTTTGTACGCTACTCTCCAAGAGTTCTGCACCCCCGACACTTGCCCAATCATGAATGCTGGATT ATATGAGTATAGATGGGCAGATGGAGTTGCTGTAAAGGAGCCAATAACGGTTTCTGCTCCTGAATACGTTGAGTATCTCATGAACTGGATTGAAACTCAGATCGATAACGAAGCCATCTTTCCGCAACAACCTG TGCCATTCCCACCAAACTTTAAGGATTTCGTGAAGCCGATTTTGAAGAGGATGTTTCGTGTTTATGCACACATCTATCACTGTCACTTCAAGAAGGTTGTTGGTTTCGAGGAAGAAGCTCATCTCAACACTTGTTTCAAGCATTTTGTTCTCTTCACATCT GAGTACCAGTTGATCGATGAAGCAAACTTGGCTCCACTTAAAGACCTCGTGGATAAGATTCTGAACCCATAG
- the LOC106322592 gene encoding glutaredoxin-C4-like, with the protein MTMMRSFSMAMLFFTLVSSISMVSSSPEAEFVKKTISSHKIVIFSKSSCPYCRRAKSVFGELDQVPHVVELDEREDGWNVQSALGEIVGRRTVPQVFINGKHIGGSDDTVEAHESGELAKLLGVSTKAEL; encoded by the exons ATGACAATGATGAGATCTTTCTCGATGGCAATGTTGTTCTTCACACTAGTTTCATCCATCTCTATGGTTTCATCATCTCCAGAAGCCGAGTTTGTTAAGAAGACCATCTCTTCCCACAAGATCGTCATCTTCTCCAAATCCTCCTGCCC ATATTGCAGGAGAGCCAAATCTGTGTTCGGTGAGCTGGATCAGGTTCCTCATGTTGTGGAGCTCGACGAAAGAG AAGATGGGTGGAACGTTCAGAGTGCACTTGGAGAGATTGTTGGAAGGCGAACAGTACCACAGGTTTTCATTAACGGAAAGCACATCGGAGGATCAGACG ATACTGTAGAAGCGCATGAGAGCGGTGAACTGGCCAAGCTTCTCGGTGTTTCCACCAAAGCTGAACTCTAG
- the LOC106326995 gene encoding myosin-17 isoform X1 → MVAPVNIIVGSHVWIEDPGLAWIDGEVVKINGEEVHAQTSNGKTVVAKIANVFPKDMEALPGGVDDMTKLSYLHEPGVLNNLAMRYELNEIYTYTGNILIAVNPFQRLPHLYDTHMMEQYKGAGFGELSPHVFAIAEVAYRAMINEGKSNSILVSGESGAGKTETTKMLMRYLAYLGGRSGVEGRTVEQQVLESNPVLEAFGNAKTLRNNNSSRFGKFVELQFDRSGRISGAAVRTYLLERSRVCQISDPERNYHCFYLLCAAPPEEREKFKLGDPKSFHYLNQSKCYKLDGVDDTEEYLATRRAMDIVGISEEEQDAIFRVVAAILHLGNVEFAKGKEIDSSVLKDDKSRFHLDATAELLRCDAKSLEDALIKRAMVTPEEIITKTLDPDSATGSRDALAKTIYSRLFDWLVDKINNSIGQDPNSKTIIGVLDIYGFESFKTNSFEQFCINFTNEKLQQHFNQHVFKMEQEDYTKEEINWSYIEFVDNKDVLELIEKKPGGVIALLDEACMFPKSTHETFAQKLYQTFKNSKRFTKPKLSRTSFAISHYAGEVTYQADLFLDKNKDYVVAEHQDLLIASSCTFVAGLFPRLAEETSSKTKFSSIGSRFKLQLQSLMETLSSTEPHYIRCVKPNNVLKPAIFENLNVIQQLRCGGVLEAIRISCAGYPTKRTFYDFLNRFGVLAPDVLEGNYDDKVACRMLLDKIGLKGYELGKTKVFLRAGQMAELDARRAEVLGNAARRIQRQSRTFIARKEFRALRGAAIVLQSNVRGKLACNLYEEMRRQAAAVKIQKSFRRHIARESYLRIRHSAIAVQTALRGMVARNEFRFRKQMKAATIIQARLRSHLAHSYYKKLQKAALSTQCGWRSRVARKELRTLKMAARDTGALREAKDKLEKRVEELTWRLQLEKRQRTELEEAKAQESAKQQEALQAMRLQVEEANAAVIREREAARKAIEEAPPVIKETPVLVEDTEKINSLTSEVEALKASLESERQAAENLRKAFSEAEARNSELATELENATRKADQLNESVQRLEEKLSNSESEIQVLRQQALAISPTSRTMPTRSKTMFLPRTPENGSHLNGATKTTPDMALAVREPESEEKPQKYLNEKQQENQELLVKCISQNLGYAGGKPVAACVIYKCLLHWRSFEVERTSVFDRIIQTIASAIEVPDNNEVLAYWLSNSATLLLLLQRTLKATGAASLTPQRRRTTSASLFGRMSQGIRTSPQSAGLSFLNRQGLTKLDDLRQVEAKYPALLFKQQLTAYLEKIYGMIRDNLKKEISPLLGLCIQAPRTSRASLVKGRAQANAVAQQALIAHWQSIRKSLNSYLNLMKANNAPPFVVRKVFTQIFSFINVQLFNSLLLRRECCSFSNGEYVKAGLAELEQWCGEATDEYAGSAWDELRHIRQAVGFLVIHQKPKKTLDEVTRDLCPVLSIQQLYRISTMYWDDKYGTHSVSSDVIANMRVMMTEDSNNAVSSSFLLDDDSSIPFTVEDISKSMQQVDVNDIEPPQLIRENSGFGFLLTRKEGSAS, encoded by the exons ATG GTTGCCCCAGTCAATATTATAGTCGGCTCTCATGTTTGGATTGAAGATCCAGGGTTGGCATGGATTGATGGAGAAGTTGTCAAAATCAATGGCGAAGAAGTTCATGCACAGACCTCAAACGGGAAGACC GTTGTGGCCAAAATCGCAAACGTATTTCCAAAGGATATGGAGGCGCTCCCTGGGGGTGTTGATGACATGACAAAGCTCTCATATCTACATGAACCAGGTGTTTTGAATAACTTGGCCATGAGATATGAGCTTAATGAAATCTAT ACTTATACAGGAAACATCTTGATTGCTGTAAATCCGTTTCAAAGGTTACCACATCTCTATGATACTCATATGATGGAGCAGTATAAAGGAGCAGGTTTTGGTGAATTAAGTCCCCATGTGTTTGCAATCGCAGAAGTTGCTTACAG GGCGATGATCAATGAGGGCAAGAGCAACTCAATTCTGGTTAGTGGGGAAAGTGGTGCTGGTAAAACTGAGACCACAAAGATGCTTATGCGCTACCTTGCTTACCTTGGTGGTCGATCCGGGGTTGAAGGAAGGACAGTGGAACAGCAAGTTCTGGAG TCAAATCCAGTTCTTGAAGCATTTGGGAACGCCAAAACTCTCAGGAATAACAACTCCAG TCGATTTGGAAAGTTTGTGGAGCTTCAGTTTGACAGAAGTGGGAGAATATCTGGAGCAGCTGTCCGAACATATTTGTTGGAAAGGTCTCGAGTGTGTCAAATATCAGATCCAGAAAGAAATTACCACTGCTTTTACCTTTTATGTGCTGCCCCACCTGAG GAAAGAGAAAAGTTTAAGTTGGGAGATCCAAAGTCATTCCACTACCTAAACCAATCGAAGTGCTATAAACTGGATGGAGTGGATGACACGGAGGAGTATCTTGCTACTCGCCGAGCTATGGATATTGTTGGCATCAGTGAAGAGGAACAG GATGCAATCTTTAGAGTTGTTGCTGCAATCCTGCATCTAGGTAATGTCGAATTCGCAAAGGGAAAAGAGATTGACTCCTCAGTTTTGAAGGATGACAAATCAAGATTTCATCTGGATGCGACTGCTGAACTTCTTAG GTGTGATGCAAAGAGTTTGGAAGATGCATTGATTAAACGTGCAATGGTTACACCAGAAGAGATTATTACAAAAACTCTTGATCCTGATTCAGCCACTGGTAGCAGGGATGCATTGGCAAAAACTATTTATTCACGCTTGTTTGATTG GCTTGTTGATAAAATTAACAATTCTATTGGGCAAGATCCAAACTCTAAGACAATAATTGGTGTTCTTGATATCTATGGGTTCGAAAGCTTCAAGACCAACAG CTTTGAGCAGTTTTGTATCAATTTTACCAATGAAAAGCTGCAACAACATTTCAACCAG CACGTCTTCAAAATGGAACAAGAAGATTATACCAAAGAAGAGATCAACTGGAGTTACATAGAATTTGTTGATAACAAGGATGTGTTGGAACTCATTGAGAAG AAACCTGGAGGAGTCATTGCACTTCTAGATGAAGCATG TATGTTTCCGAAGTCGACACATGAAACATTTGCTCAGAAGCTGTATCAAACGTTCAAAAACAGTAAGCGGTTTACGAAACCAAAGCTATCTCGGACCAGCTTTGCAATATCGCATTATGCTGGAGAG GTAACTTATCAGGCTGACTTGTTCCTTGACAAGAACAAAGATTACGTGGTGGCAGAACATCAGGATCTTTTGATCGCTTCCAGTTGTACTTTCGTTGCTGGTTTATTTCCTCGCCTAGCAGAAGAAACATCAAGCAAAACCAAATTTTCTTCCATCGGGTCACGCTTTAAG CTTCAACTTCAGTCGTTGATGGAGACACTCAGTTCAACTGAACCTCATTACATCAGATGTGTGAAGCCAAATAATGTACTAAAGCCTGCCATTTTCGAGAATCTGAACGTAATTCAACAATTACGTTGTGGT GGTGTCCTGGAAGCTATTAGAATCAGTTGTGCTGGTTATCCAACAAAGCGGACGTTTTATGACTTTCTCAATCGTTTTGGTGTTCTTGCTCCGGATGTTCTGGAGGGAAA TTATGACGACAAAGTTGCGTGCAGAATGCTTCTGGATAAGATAGGCTTAAAGGGCTATGAA TTAGGGAAAACAAAAGTATTCCTTAGAGCTGGGCAGATGGCTGAGTTGGATGCAAGAAGAGCCGAGGTTCTAGGAAATGCCGCTAGGAGAATTCAAAGGCAAAGCCGTACTTTTATCGCTCGTAAAGAGTTCCGTGCTCTACGTGGAGCTGCTATCGTATTGCAGTCCAATGTCCGAG GCAAATTGGCATGCAACCTTTATGAGGAAATGCGACGACAAGCAGCAGCGGTGAAGATTCAGAAGAGTTTCAGAAGACACATTGCCAGAGAATCTTATTTAAGAATAAGACATTCAGCAATAGCAGTTCAAACAGCACTAAGGGGAATGGTTGCTCGCAATGAGTTCAGGTTCAGAAAGCAAATGAAGGCTGCTACTATTATTCAG GCTCGTCTTCGTAGTCACTTGGCACATTCTTACTACAAGAAACTCCAGAAAGCTGCCCTTTCGACACAATGTGGCTGGAGGAGCAGGGTTGCACGAAAAGAATTAAGGACACTCAAAATG GCTGCACGAGACACAGGAGCCCTTAGAGAGGCCAAGGACAAACTTGAAAAGCGTGTTGAAGAGTTAACATGGCGTTTACAGCTAGAAAAGCGACAGAGA ACTGAGCTGGAAGAAGCAAAAGCCCAAGAATCTGCAAAACAACAGGAGGCTCTGCAAGCAATGCGGTTGCAAGTTGAAGAAGCAAACGCTGCTGTGATCAGGGAACGAGAGGCAGCAAGGAAAGCTATTGAAGAAGCACCTCCAGTCATTAAGGAAACTCCGGTGTTGGTTGAGGATACTGAAAAAATCAATTCATTAACATCAGAGGTGGAGGCTCTAAAG GCTTCGCTTGAGTCTGAACGACAAGCTGCAGAAAACTTGAGAAAAGCTTTCTCAGAGGCAGAGGCTAGAAACTCGGAGCTGGCCACAGAGCTTGAAAATGCTACTAGAAAAGCAGATCAGCTGAATGAATCGGTTCAAAG ACTAGAAGAGAAGCTTTCCAATTCAGAGTCAGAGATTCAAGTTCTTCGTCAACAGGCACTTGCTATATCTCCAACCAGCAGAACTATGCCCACGCGATCGAAAACCATGTTTTTACCG AGAACGCCAGAAAATGGAAGCCATCTTAATGGAGCAACAAAGACTACGCCG GACATGGCTCTTGCTGTACGAGAACCAGAGTCTGAGGAGAAACCACAGAAATATCTGAATGAAAAGCAGCAG GAAAACCAAGAACTACTAGTCAAGTGTATCTCACAAAACCTTGGATATGCTGGGGGCAAGCCTGTTGCTGCATGTGTCATATACAAATGTCTTCTTCACTGGAGATCGTTTGAAGTCGAAAGAACTAGCGTCTTTGACCGTATCATTCAAACTATAGCTTCAGCCATTGAA GTACCAGATAATAACGAGGTTTTGGCGTATTGGTTATCTAACTCAGCCACGCTATTACTGCTTCTGCAACGCACACTCAAAGCAACTGGAGCAGCTAGTTTAACACCACAGAGACGAAGAACAACATCAGCATCTCTATTTGGAAGGATGTCACAA GGAATAAGGACATCTCCTCAAAGCGCTGGACTCTCTTTTCTGAATAGACAAGGACTCACCAAGCTTGACGACTTGAGGCAAGTTGAAGCAAAGTACCCAGCATTACTTTTCAAGCAGCAGCTCACTGCATACCTCGAGAAGATATATGGAATGATCAGAGATAATCTCAAGAAAGAGATCTCTCCTCTTCTTGGGTTGTGTATACAG GCGCCAAGGACATCAAGGGCAAGTTTGGTGAAAGGGAGAGCACAAGCAAACGCTGTTGCTCAACAAGCTCTGATTGCACATTGGCAAAGTATTAGGAAAAGCCTAAACAGTTACTTGAATCTAATGAAAGCGAACAAT GCTCCACCTTTCGTAGTCCGCAAAGTATTCACACAAATATTCTCCTTCATCAATGTTCAGCTCTTCAACAG TCTTCTTCTACGTCGTGAATGTTGCTCATTCAGCAACGGCGAGTACGTTAAAGCAGGCTTGGCTGAATTAGAGCAGTGGTGTGGAGAGGCTACTGATGAA TATGCTGGCTCTGCTTGGGATGAGTTGAGGCATATCAGGCAGGCAGTTGGTTTCCTG GTCATTCATCAAAAGCCAAAAAAGACCTTGGACGAAGTAACAAGAGACCTCTGTCCG GTGCTAAGTATACAGCAGCTATACAGAATCAGCACAATGTATTGGGATGACAAATATGGCACTCATAGCGTTTCTTCAGAT GTTATTGCAAACATGAGGGTTATGATGACAGAGGACTCGAACAATGCCGTAAGCAGCTCTTTCCTTTTGGACGATGACTCGAG CATTCCATTCACGGTGGAAGATATATCGAAGTCAATGCAACAAGTGGATGTTAATGACATTGAACCTCCTCAACTGATCCGTGAAAACTCAGGTTTCGGATTCTTACTCACACGTAAAGAAGGCAGTGCGTCTTAA
- the LOC106326248 gene encoding MOB kinase activator-like 1A isoform X2, translated as MNLMGLPSSANQGTTFRPKKRKTHPSGSKLENLITTTLGTGNLREAVKLPPGEDINEWLAINTIDFYNHVNLLYATLQEFCTPDTCPIMNAGLYEYRWADGVAVKEPITVSAPEYVEYLMNWIETQIDNEAIFPQQPVPFPPNFKDFVKPILKRMFRVYAHIYHCHFKKVVGFEEEAHLNTCFKHFVLFTSEYQLIDEANLAPLKDLVDKILNP; from the exons ATGAATTTAATGGGATTACCTAGTAG TGCAAATCAGGGGACGACATTTCGACCAAAGAAGAGGAAGACACATCCATCTGGGAGCAAG CTTGAAAATCTCATCACAACCACTCTTGGAACTGGTAACCTCAGAGAAGCCGTGAAACTACCTCCTGGTGAAGACATTAACGAGTGGTTGGCCATTAACA CCATAGATTTCTACAACCACGTGAACCTTTTGTACGCTACTCTCCAAGAGTTCTGCACCCCCGACACTTGCCCAATCATGAATGCTGGATT ATATGAGTATAGATGGGCAGATGGAGTTGCTGTAAAGGAGCCAATAACGGTTTCTGCTCCTGAATACGTTGAGTATCTCATGAACTGGATTGAAACTCAGATCGATAACGAAGCCATCTTTCCGCAACAACCTG TGCCATTCCCACCAAACTTTAAGGATTTCGTGAAGCCGATTTTGAAGAGGATGTTTCGTGTTTATGCACACATCTATCACTGTCACTTCAAGAAGGTTGTTGGTTTCGAGGAAGAAGCTCATCTCAACACTTGTTTCAAGCATTTTGTTCTCTTCACATCT GAGTACCAGTTGATCGATGAAGCAAACTTGGCTCCACTTAAAGACCTCGTGGATAAGATTCTGAACCCATAG